CATCCTTGCGCAGGATGCGCTCAATGCTCGCAGCTTTGCGGATTTCACCGCGCACCTTGACCGCGGTGCCGTCGGTGAGTTCCTGAATTCCTCCCGTAAAAGAGGTCAGTACCCCACCGGGGCCGGCGGCACTCGCCACCTGCTTACCTTCCTTGATTTCCTTTTTTTTCTTTTTGGCCAGCTTGACCATTGCTTTGACCAGTCCGCCGTATTCTTCTTCGAGCTGCTGAATCCGCGGAAAGCAGCTTTTGAGACTCATGGTTTCCGGATCACCGGCAAAGATGCCGGACACCATGGGCGCGATGAGTTTGTCCAGCGCTTCGGCTCCCAGACGCCGCCGCCCGAAATCCGCCAGGGTTTCGTCTTCACCGTCGCGCTTGGCCGGGATCAGCATTTCCCCGGAAAGGCGCAGTTTTCCCGGCCAGGAGATGAGCTTGGACTTGAGGAACATGGCCCCGTTTTCCGGCAAACGATGTAGAACGCCTTCGGAGAAAATATAACGTTTGCGGGCATTATCGTCGGAGCGCAGCAGGCGGTTGCGGATATCGAGTTGCTCGCAGAGTTCCAGGGTCCAGGGCTTGCTGTCGAGAAAACCATTCGGCCCCCATTCGCAGAGAAAGCCTTCGTCCCGAATACTCCAGATCTTACCGCCGATACGGTCTTTTTTTTCAAGAACGACAATTTCGAGGTCCAAACCCGCGGCTTGGGCCTGCCGCTCAAGCAGGAAGGCAGTGGTCAGGCCGGAAATACCGGCGCCGATAATAGCAATGCGGGTCATCAAGGGTCTCCTTTTGGAATGCCGGGGGATTACTAAAGCCCCTCAAAAGATTTTCGGATTTTTAATCATGCAGGAGATTCTGCAAATCGTCGTCGAGGGGCAATTCAGGACTCAGTTCCAGGGCGGCCGCCACGGCATCTCGGGCCTCCGCATACTCACCCCGGGCCAGGTGCACCTCTGCCAAAGTTTCAAGGACGAGCGGATTTTCGGGAGCCAGGAGCTGGGCCTGGCGCGCTTGAGCGAGTGACTGATCAAGATCCCCCTGCTGCAAAAGCACCCAGGCCAGATTATTGAGAGCGACGGGATCGACAGGATCGCGCTGGAGCGCACGTTGATAGGCGCGAGCGGCTCCTTGCCAATCCTGCTGCTCAGCCAGGGTGTTGCCAAGGTTGACCAGGGGCACGGCCCACTGCCGGTCAAGCTCGGCCGCACGCTCGTAGGAGCGCACCGCCAGATCGAGATCGCCACGTGCCTCATAGGAAACGCCCAGATCGTTGTGCTGGGCTGCGTCGAGAGGATCGTTGAGTACAATGATGCGCGGCATGGAGCAGCCGACCATAACCACCATCAGCGTTGCGATCAAACAGAAACGCATCATCTTCAATCAGCTCCAGGTTGATAGACAAATAGGGGACAAATCTGATCAAGACGGATCAGAACCGGCAAGCACAACAAAATTCATTTTTAACGTTTTTTTGTCCATCAGAACTTATCCGCTTTGCGTCCGTGCCCGATTTATTTTCCCTGATCCGCGTTAGACTCTCAGGGCAGGTAAAGATACAGCCGGTTCATGGTCTCCCAGCGCCGCTGCAGTTCTTCGGAGGCCATGAACAGACCCGCGGTCCGGCCATCGTGCACCAGAAAGCGCTCGGCATCATAACCGAATACCACAAGATAATGGGGGCGCCGTAGGGGTCCGAAACCCATCTCGACCAACACCGCGACTGGGCGCCCGGCATCCACCATGCGCCGCAGCAAGGCGATATCACCACGTCCCGTCCGGGTCTCAAGCCCTTGGCCCTGGGCGAAGTTCTGCATATCCGCCAGCAGCGACCCGCCCAAACGCTCATCATACACGTACCCTTCGATCTGCTCCAAGGGAATGTCGCGTCCCCGATGTGCCAACAGTGAAGCCAGAGCCGCGGGGCCACAGTCATTACCCGCCTGTTGCGCCACAAAGGGCACCCCCTCAACAAACTGGAGCCCCGGTTGTCCGGGGCTCCAAGTGGGGTGTTGGGCGGAAACGCAGGCAAAGAGAACAATCAACAGACCGAGGGAGGCCCCCCTCAAAAAGACAGCAGAAAAAAACAATTTGAAACCTTATCTGATAATGACCTGCTTGTCGGTGAGTTTTAGAATGACGATGACCAGCAGAATGATGACCAGCACCGTAACAACCACACCCAGACCGTTACCGCCCTCGGCAAGATTATCCGTCAGCCCGGCGATCTGGTGGATCTGCTCATCGGAGAGCGTCGGCAATTTAGCGGCAATCTCCGCGCTGCTGAATCCATAATCGGCAAGGCGCTGAGCCACAACCTCCTGCTGCAAAACCTGACGCACTTTTTCCAAATCCGCCGCACGCTGCGAATAGGCTTCACCCGTGGAGAGGCGGCTTTCCATCAATCCGGCGTGGGTGTTGGTCGGTGCCAGGCACAACAGGGTGAAGGTAAACAACACCATCCAACAGATACGACTGTCAAGAATCCAGAGACGATGCATGTACATCTGTTTTCCTCCTTTATGATCAGTGACTTACATTTACATTTTCATTCTACCCGCGAGAACCGATTTAGCAAGGACAAAATCTCGCCGCTGCCTTGACGCTTGATCCGGGGGTCATTATATTTGCAACAGGCAAATGCCTCGGGGAGATTTTCATTATGGCCAAAGACTATTACGGTACACTCGGCATCAGCAAAAATGCTTCGGCCGAAGAAATCAAAAAGGCCTATCGCAAACTGGCCCTCAAATATCACCCCGACAAAAATCCCGGGGACAAAAAAGCCGAAGACAAATTCAAGGAGATCACGGAAGCCTACGCGGTTCTTTCCGATGCAGAGAAGCGCAAGCAGTACGACCAGTTCGGCGAGACTGGCTTTCATCAGCGTTACAGTCAGGAAGACATTTTCCGCGGCTTCGACGTCGGCGACATTTTCCGCGAGTTCGGCTTCGGCACCGAGGACATTTTCTCCCATCTGTTCGGTGGCGCCGGCCGCGGGGGCGTATCCGGCGCCGGCACCCGCGTAAGACCCCGTCCGCTCAAAGGCCAGGACTATTCCCTCAACGTCGCCTTACCCTTTCGCGAGGCGGTCAAAGGCGGCGAGCGCCGCATCGAGTTTCGGCAAAACGGCCAGACCCACGCCGTGCAGGTGCGCATCCCGCCGGGCGTGGAACCGGGCAGTCGCCTGCGCCTGGCCGGAAAGGGCGGCCCCAGCCCCTCCGGCGGACCTGCGGGCGATCTGTTTCTTCAAGTCGACGTCAGTCCCGATCCCCTGTTCAGCCGCGAAGGGCAGGATCTGCTGGTCAAGGTGCGGGTTCCTTTCAGCGGCGCCTGCCTTGGCACCACGGTGGAAGTCCCGACCCTGGAGGGGACAAAACGTGTCAAGGTGCCGGCCGGCATTCAGTCGGGGGCCAAAATACGCCTTAAGGGTTTCGGCGTTCCCGCCCACAAAAGCAGGCCGCAAGGAGATCTTTACGCGGTGATTGAAATTGCGGTACCTCAGGAGCTGAGCGACAAGCAGAAGGAACTTCTGGAGAAACTGAAAAAGGAAGGCTTATAGTAACTGCTCACCCTGGCGGGGGAGGAGGGGCTCGCGACAGCCCTGTGCTGAATAGTTAGGGTTTATAGAAATCGAGACCGGGCCAAGGCACAACGCTCAGGCGTTAAACTCCCGGCAGTACATCATTCCCAACAGCCCGCGGCTGCCCAGGCAGCGTGGGCAAAGCTCGCCCAGGTCATTCCACTCGCTCTGTTGGGCCATGAAAACACCGGCCTGCATGGCCGGGTCGTCGAGGGGCGTGGCGGGATCGAATTCCTGTTCGCAAACCTTGCAGCTTTTCATCGCCAGTTCTCCAGTTCGTTGCTCACCAGATCCGCCATCCCGGCAAGAAATTCAGGTTGCTCATTGAGAGACGGGCTGCGTTCGAAATGCACGATGCCTTGGGCGCGGGCATGCTCGCGGTATTCGATATCGATTTCATGCAGAGTTTCGATGTGATCGGAAACAAAGGAGATGGGCACCAAAAGCACCGCCGGGCGCCCTTCGGCAGCCAGTTGATCGATAACCTCGACGGTGTCCGGCTCCATCCATTTGACCGGCCCGCTTCGGCTTTGAAACCCCATTCGCCAGGAGCGGTTGCCGATGCGCTTCATCACCCCGCGCGCGGTATCGAGCACATGCTCGAGATAGGGGTCGCCGCGGTCGATGAATTTCTGCGGCAGAGCATGGGCGGAAAACAGGATCTGCACTTGCGGCCGCAGATCCTCGGAAAATTTTTCCAGTCCGGCACGCACGCACTGGGCCAGGGCATCGAGGTAGCCCGGCCAGTCGTACCATTGCTCGATGACGCGATATTTAAGAGCCGGATGCTTCGCCGCGGCGGCACGCTGGAAATCCTTGACGCTGCTGCCGGTGGTGGCACCCGTGTAATGCGGGTACATGGAGAGTACCACGGCCCGCTGAACACCGTCGGCAGCCATTTGCGCAAGCGTTTCGTCGGCCCGGGGATGCCAGTAGCGCATGGCCACATAGGGCCGATACGTAGCGCCCAGCCGCGCGGCAATTCCCTCCGCCTGGCGCTGCGTCCAGTGTAGCAGCGGCGTCTTGCCGCCGATGGCGCGGTAGTTTTCCACAACCTTTTTGGCGCGAAAATGGGAAATCAGCCGCGCAAAAGGCTTCTGCAACAGCGCCCCCAGGGGAAGCTGTATCAGGTCGCGGTCGGCAAAAAGGTTGTAGAGAAACGGCTTGACCGCCTCCAGCGAATCGGGACCGCCCATATTGAGCAGGACGATCCCGATGGGACTGCCGGGGTTCTCATCCTTCATGGTTCAGGCCTTCATCCTTTGGCGCTGAGCCGTTGCACGCACTCGACCATGAATTTGGCATGTTCAGGTGGTACGGTGGGCAGGATGCCGTGGCCGAGATTGAAGATGTGGCCGGGGCGGCCGTCGTTTTCGTCGAGGATGCGCTTTACCTCCCGCTCGATATGCTCAGGGGGTGCGTAGAGGATCGTGGGGTCGAGATTGCCCTGTACGGCCACCTCGGTACCGAGCAGGTTGCGCGCCTTGCCGAGACCTATGTGCCAGTCGAGACCGACCACGTCGGAGCCCGCGCGCTTGACCAGATCAAGCATGGTGCCGGCACCCTTGACAAAATGAATGATGGGTACCCCGGTGCGGTTGAGCCCCTCAATCAACTTGGTGGTGTAGGGCAGAATGTATTTTTCATAGTCACCGGGGGAGACGATGCCGCCCCAGGTGTCGAAAATCTGGATCGCCTGGGCACCGGCAGCAATCTGCGCGTTGAGATACTGGCGATCCATCTCGGTGATTTTTTCCATGAGCGATGCATAGGACTCAGGCGCAGAATACATCATGCGCTTGATCTGGGCAAAATCCTTGCTGCCCTTGCCTTCGACCATATAGCAGGCCAGAGTAAAGGGTGCGCCGCCGAAACCGATGAGAGGCACACGTCCTTCGAACTCACGGCGCAGAATGCGGATGGTTTCAAGCACGTAGGGAACATCTTCTTCCATCACCGGAATACGCAAGGCGTCGATGTCGGCCTGGGTCCGTACCGGACTCTCGAACACCGGACCGGGAGCGAAATCGAGCTTAAGGCCCATGGGTTCGACGGGAGTGAGGATATCGGAAAACAAAATGGCCGCATCGGCGCCGAGATAATCAATGGGCTGGATGGTGACCTCGGCGGCCAACTCGGGTGTTTTGCACAGTTCAAGAAAGCTCACCTTGGAGCGCACCGCCATGTACTGGGGAAGGTAGCGCCCAGCCTGGCGCATGAGCCACACCGGCGTACGATCAACGGGCTCGCCCCAGCAGGCCTTGAGAAAGCGATAATCAGACATGGAATAACCTCCTTGAAAATCCTAAAAAATTCAAAAACGACAGGATTAACGGGATCGACAGGATAGCGAAAAGCAATCCAACCCTATTTTCATGCCCTTATCCTGTGAATCCTGTCAACAATGTTTTTATTTATTTTGACG
The DNA window shown above is from Geoalkalibacter ferrihydriticus DSM 17813 and carries:
- the hemE gene encoding uroporphyrinogen decarboxylase yields the protein MSDYRFLKACWGEPVDRTPVWLMRQAGRYLPQYMAVRSKVSFLELCKTPELAAEVTIQPIDYLGADAAILFSDILTPVEPMGLKLDFAPGPVFESPVRTQADIDALRIPVMEEDVPYVLETIRILRREFEGRVPLIGFGGAPFTLACYMVEGKGSKDFAQIKRMMYSAPESYASLMEKITEMDRQYLNAQIAAGAQAIQIFDTWGGIVSPGDYEKYILPYTTKLIEGLNRTGVPIIHFVKGAGTMLDLVKRAGSDVVGLDWHIGLGKARNLLGTEVAVQGNLDPTILYAPPEHIEREVKRILDENDGRPGHIFNLGHGILPTVPPEHAKFMVECVQRLSAKG
- the hemG gene encoding protoporphyrinogen oxidase, which produces MTRIAIIGAGISGLTTAFLLERQAQAAGLDLEIVVLEKKDRIGGKIWSIRDEGFLCEWGPNGFLDSKPWTLELCEQLDIRNRLLRSDDNARKRYIFSEGVLHRLPENGAMFLKSKLISWPGKLRLSGEMLIPAKRDGEDETLADFGRRRLGAEALDKLIAPMVSGIFAGDPETMSLKSCFPRIQQLEEEYGGLVKAMVKLAKKKKKEIKEGKQVASAAGPGGVLTSFTGGIQELTDGTAVKVRGEIRKAASIERILRKDGGFELRFEGGGTLDADVVVSAAPAHALAEMAVGLDDALVTLLNEIPYAPMNVICFGYERDKVAHSLDGFGYLIPRKEGCSTLGTLWDSSIFPNRAPEGMVLLRSMMGGAANPGAIEFSDAEVRARTLADLNAAMGIAAEPDFVRIFRHPQAIPQYIVGHAKRLAALDERLQDIPGLYLTGNAFYGIGLNDCVHASHQVVERVIQGLNAKAG
- a CDS encoding tetratricopeptide repeat protein; translated protein: MMRFCLIATLMVVMVGCSMPRIIVLNDPLDAAQHNDLGVSYEARGDLDLAVRSYERAAELDRQWAVPLVNLGNTLAEQQDWQGAARAYQRALQRDPVDPVALNNLAWVLLQQGDLDQSLAQARQAQLLAPENPLVLETLAEVHLARGEYAEARDAVAAALELSPELPLDDDLQNLLHD
- a CDS encoding DnaJ C-terminal domain-containing protein; the encoded protein is MAKDYYGTLGISKNASAEEIKKAYRKLALKYHPDKNPGDKKAEDKFKEITEAYAVLSDAEKRKQYDQFGETGFHQRYSQEDIFRGFDVGDIFREFGFGTEDIFSHLFGGAGRGGVSGAGTRVRPRPLKGQDYSLNVALPFREAVKGGERRIEFRQNGQTHAVQVRIPPGVEPGSRLRLAGKGGPSPSGGPAGDLFLQVDVSPDPLFSREGQDLLVKVRVPFSGACLGTTVEVPTLEGTKRVKVPAGIQSGAKIRLKGFGVPAHKSRPQGDLYAVIEIAVPQELSDKQKELLEKLKKEGL
- the hemH gene encoding ferrochelatase, with product MKDENPGSPIGIVLLNMGGPDSLEAVKPFLYNLFADRDLIQLPLGALLQKPFARLISHFRAKKVVENYRAIGGKTPLLHWTQRQAEGIAARLGATYRPYVAMRYWHPRADETLAQMAADGVQRAVVLSMYPHYTGATTGSSVKDFQRAAAAKHPALKYRVIEQWYDWPGYLDALAQCVRAGLEKFSEDLRPQVQILFSAHALPQKFIDRGDPYLEHVLDTARGVMKRIGNRSWRMGFQSRSGPVKWMEPDTVEVIDQLAAEGRPAVLLVPISFVSDHIETLHEIDIEYREHARAQGIVHFERSPSLNEQPEFLAGMADLVSNELENWR
- a CDS encoding PA2779 family protein; the encoded protein is MYMHRLWILDSRICWMVLFTFTLLCLAPTNTHAGLMESRLSTGEAYSQRAADLEKVRQVLQQEVVAQRLADYGFSSAEIAAKLPTLSDEQIHQIAGLTDNLAEGGNGLGVVVTVLVIILLVIVILKLTDKQVIIR
- a CDS encoding cysteine peptidase family C39 domain-containing protein, which gives rise to MAQQAGNDCGPAALASLLAHRGRDIPLEQIEGYVYDERLGGSLLADMQNFAQGQGLETRTGRGDIALLRRMVDAGRPVAVLVEMGFGPLRRPHYLVVFGYDAERFLVHDGRTAGLFMASEELQRRWETMNRLYLYLP